In a genomic window of Chaetodon trifascialis isolate fChaTrf1 chromosome 8, fChaTrf1.hap1, whole genome shotgun sequence:
- the dffa gene encoding DNA fragmentation factor subunit alpha, giving the protein MTDGKPCKVCNFTRQKSYGLAVPSLDDLKVKGCEFLGFSSSDLVTVVLEDDGTIVQDQAYFLCLPSNTKFMLLQEKETWSPVRRMDGGTAWMARESVLLETDTVDTSITEAPWWDLAQQLKQDLASIILMSEADLQALVDAPCSELASALGFQEKKAEDLQETLQRVLDRREEERQSKELLQLYLKAVEKEDGQEEEPSQPSQEGPDDVDLPDGMEVDSASGFMSRTLMVLKGKTSPETRLSTEDLQMVVSRGVEAMEQVLGWDSPRTTVLLQACEAELTRRLQQIQAVQSIRSNAQLDSSQQSGERSAEEGVEAPAEGTD; this is encoded by the exons GATGCGAGTTTCTCGGGTTCAGCTCCAGCGACCTGGTTACAGTGGTCCTCGAGGATGATGGGACGATAGTCCAGGATCAGGCCTACTTTTTGTGTTTACCCTCAAACACAAAGTTCATGCTGTTGCAGGAAAAGGAGACATGGTCCCCAGTTCGCAGGA TGGATGGCGGCACGGCCTGGATGGCCAGGGAGTCCGTGCTGCTGGAGACCGACACTGTGGACACCTCCATTACTGAAGCACCCTGGTGGGACCTGgctcagcagctgaagcaggaCCTCGCCAGCATCATCCTCATGTCTGAGGCAGATTTACAG GCCTTAGTGGATGCTCCATGCTCTGAGCTCGCCTCTGCTCTGGGCTTCCAAGAGAAGAAGGCCGAGGACCTCCAGGAGACACTGCAAAGGGTTTTGGACCgacgagaggaggagaggcagtcCAAGGAGTTGCTCCAGCTCTACCTCAAAGCTGTGGAGAAAGAGGACGGACAGGAGGAAGAGCCAAGCCAGCCCAGCCAGGAAG GGCCTGACGATGTGGATTTGCCAGATGGGATGGAGGTGGATTCTGCATCTGGATTCATGTCCAGGACACTGATGGTCCTCAAAGGCAAAACAAGCCCAGAGACCAGGCTGTCCACTGAGGATCTGCAG ATGGTAGTGAGCAGAGGGGTGGAGGCTATGGAGCAGGTGCTGGGCTGGGACAGCCCCAGGACGACGGTGTTGCTGCAGGCCTGCGAGGCTGAGCTGACCAGACGTCTCCAGCAAATTCAGGCCGTGCAGTCCATCAGGAGCAATGCACAGCTGGACAGCAGCCAGCAATCCGGTGAGAGGAGCGCGGAAGAGGGCGTAGAAGCGCCAGCCGAAGGCACTGACTAG